A genomic region of Anaerolineales bacterium contains the following coding sequences:
- the folE gene encoding GTP cyclohydrolase I FolE, translating into MSSTTKVYEAANLLDGEVDQPAIQQAVTQILGAVGEDPQREGLQGTPDRVARAYSELLSGYRTDPVKLINGALFEVEYDDMVIVRDIEFFSLCEHHMLPFIGRAHVAYIPRGKVIGLSKIPRMVDMFSRRLQVQERLTRQIADFLCGAINPLGAGVVVEALHMCSMMRGVKKHDARMTTSTMVGSFRSNPSTRQEFLDNLARGAERLNF; encoded by the coding sequence ATGTCGTCCACTACCAAAGTGTATGAAGCGGCAAACCTACTGGATGGCGAGGTGGATCAGCCTGCCATCCAGCAGGCCGTCACCCAGATCCTGGGGGCGGTAGGCGAGGACCCGCAGCGCGAAGGGCTGCAGGGCACGCCCGACCGTGTGGCGCGCGCCTACAGCGAGCTGCTCTCTGGCTACCGTACCGACCCGGTGAAGCTGATCAACGGTGCTCTGTTTGAAGTGGAATACGATGACATGGTCATCGTGCGCGACATCGAATTCTTCAGCTTGTGTGAGCACCACATGCTGCCCTTCATCGGGCGCGCCCACGTGGCCTACATTCCACGCGGCAAGGTCATCGGCTTGTCCAAGATCCCACGCATGGTGGATATGTTCTCGCGCCGCTTGCAGGTGCAGGAGCGCCTGACGCGCCAGATCGCTGATTTCCTGTGCGGGGCGATCAACCCACTGGGGGCTGGCGTGGTGGTCGAGGCGCTACATATGTGCTCGATGATGCGCGGCGTAAAGAAGCACGATGCCCGCATGACCACCTCCACCATGGTGGGTAGCTTCCGCTCCAACCCCTCTACCCGCCAGGAGTTTTTGGATAATCTGGCGCGCGGGGCAGAACGGCTGAACTTCTAA